The following proteins come from a genomic window of Alicyclobacillus dauci:
- a CDS encoding replication-associated recombination protein A — protein sequence MDLFSMASEREQERTAPLAYRMRPTSLDEVVGQQDIVGPGKLLRRMVEADRLQSIILYGPPGTGKTTLAEIIANQTKARFQKLNAVTAGVADIRKTVEAATEERSMYRRKTVLFVDEIHRFNKSQQDALLPHVEGGLLVLVGATTENPYFEVNSALVSRSHIFHLEPLKESDIIVILRRALEDRERGLGNTGVDVSEDALHLIATQSGGDARRALNVLELASLSAVVDENGQPVVGVEEVREALQSTAGARYDKSGDEHYDTISAFIKSVRGSDPDAALLWLAKMLAGGEDPAFIARRLMILASEDVGNADPFALPLAVAGWQSAMAIGMPEARIMLGQVTTYLATAPKSNAAYKGINAALKDVESGLPLTVPPHLRGTGYRGAEKLGHGIGYKYPHDYKGHYVEQNYWPVGVEPRRYYDEGEGTE from the coding sequence ATGGATCTATTTTCAATGGCATCCGAGCGCGAGCAGGAGCGGACTGCGCCGCTTGCTTACCGAATGCGCCCGACGTCCCTCGACGAGGTTGTGGGTCAACAGGATATCGTTGGACCGGGCAAGCTGCTCAGACGCATGGTGGAGGCAGATAGATTACAGTCGATCATCCTCTATGGCCCGCCGGGAACAGGGAAGACGACGCTCGCAGAGATTATCGCGAATCAAACGAAAGCGCGCTTTCAGAAGCTGAATGCGGTCACCGCAGGTGTCGCAGATATTCGCAAGACGGTTGAGGCCGCGACGGAAGAGCGGAGCATGTACCGTCGTAAAACGGTGTTATTTGTAGATGAGATACACAGGTTTAACAAGAGTCAGCAGGACGCACTCTTGCCGCATGTAGAGGGCGGCTTGCTTGTTCTAGTGGGGGCGACGACGGAGAACCCGTATTTTGAGGTGAACTCGGCGTTGGTGTCGAGATCGCACATCTTTCATCTGGAACCGCTAAAAGAATCGGATATCATCGTGATTCTCAGGCGAGCTCTGGAAGACCGTGAGCGGGGATTAGGGAACACTGGCGTGGATGTCAGCGAGGATGCTCTCCACCTCATCGCAACACAGAGTGGCGGCGACGCAAGACGCGCGCTCAATGTGCTGGAGTTGGCTTCGTTGTCGGCTGTTGTCGACGAAAACGGACAACCAGTCGTCGGTGTCGAAGAAGTGCGTGAAGCGTTGCAGTCTACAGCAGGTGCTCGCTATGACAAATCGGGTGACGAGCACTATGACACCATCTCGGCATTTATTAAATCCGTTCGCGGTTCGGACCCGGACGCGGCTCTCTTGTGGTTGGCCAAAATGTTGGCAGGCGGCGAGGACCCTGCGTTTATCGCCAGACGGCTCATGATTCTCGCTTCTGAGGATGTCGGCAATGCCGATCCGTTTGCGTTACCGCTTGCCGTTGCCGGGTGGCAGAGCGCCATGGCCATTGGCATGCCGGAAGCACGCATCATGCTTGGACAAGTCACCACGTATCTTGCCACAGCGCCGAAGTCGAATGCGGCGTACAAGGGCATCAATGCAGCGCTGAAAGATGTGGAGTCGGGCTTGCCGCTTACGGTACCCCCTCATCTGCGTGGCACAGGGTACCGGGGGGCCGAGAAACTCGGTCACGGCATTGGCTATAAGTACCCACATGACTATAAAGGGCACTATGTAGAGCAGAACTATTGGCCAGTGGGGGTTGAACCACGGCGTTATTATGATGAAGGTGAGGGAACGGAGTGA
- the cymR gene encoding cysteine metabolism transcriptional regulator CymR: MKISTKGRYGLMLLVDLAQQGTDSPIPLKSIAERQNLSEHYLEQLIAPLRNAGFVRSIRGAYGGYVLAKAPQDIVVKDIIFTLEGPITIVDDDFEDGLDVLWDRLRTAITDVLESMTLQDLVEMRGDNEHGYMFYI, from the coding sequence GTGAAAATCTCTACCAAGGGTCGTTACGGATTGATGCTTCTTGTGGATCTCGCACAGCAAGGGACAGACAGTCCCATCCCCCTGAAGTCGATAGCCGAGCGTCAAAATTTGTCTGAGCACTATTTGGAGCAATTGATTGCTCCTCTGCGCAATGCTGGTTTTGTCCGCAGTATTCGCGGTGCATACGGTGGTTATGTACTGGCGAAGGCCCCACAGGACATTGTCGTGAAAGATATTATTTTCACGCTGGAGGGACCTATCACCATCGTTGACGACGATTTTGAGGACGGGCTCGACGTCTTGTGGGACCGTTTGCGGACAGCGATCACCGACGTACTGGAAAGTATGACCTTACAGGATTTAGTTGAAATGCGTGGGGATAATGAGCACGGATATATGTTTTACATCTGA
- a CDS encoding cysteine desulfurase family protein, which translates to MIYLDNAATTPISEPVRAAMLPYLTEVFGNPSSIHHSGREARIAVDHARRTIATWLSCDPRDLVFVSGGTEADASALTGAYLARRTTRNHIITSSIEHHAILHTVDFLESIGAEVTRLPVDSEGRVRVEDVLSSLRPDTSIVSIMAVNNELGTIEPVEEIARVVKAVDPAVIVHSDMVQALPFVEHPLRDTSLDLASFSAHKIHGPKGIGLLFVKKHTPWQPTLHGGQQEARRRGGTENVAGIVGFGAAVQDLAEGFGKRREKLYALRDAFYEQISESCSAVRLSPADGAPTILNVAFPGIRNDTLLMRLDLEGLMASAGSACTAGSLEPSHVIAACGYNEYLGQAVRFSFSDQNSIDEVVAAGKIVCRVVTSLQQIL; encoded by the coding sequence ATGATTTATTTAGATAATGCGGCAACGACACCGATATCTGAACCCGTCCGCGCTGCTATGCTGCCATATCTCACGGAGGTCTTCGGCAATCCGTCCAGCATCCACCATAGTGGTCGTGAGGCGCGTATCGCTGTCGATCACGCCCGCCGCACCATCGCCACGTGGCTTTCCTGTGACCCTCGGGACCTCGTCTTTGTCAGCGGGGGTACGGAAGCAGATGCGTCGGCTCTAACCGGCGCCTATCTCGCGAGGCGCACGACGCGCAACCACATCATTACGTCATCCATCGAACATCACGCGATATTGCACACGGTGGATTTCCTGGAATCCATTGGCGCAGAGGTCACTCGCCTGCCGGTGGATTCTGAAGGGCGAGTTCGCGTGGAGGATGTGCTCTCATCGCTCCGGCCAGATACGTCCATCGTCAGCATTATGGCGGTGAACAACGAACTGGGGACCATTGAGCCAGTGGAGGAAATTGCCCGGGTTGTGAAGGCGGTCGACCCGGCTGTTATCGTCCACTCGGATATGGTGCAGGCACTTCCGTTTGTGGAACATCCACTGCGCGACACATCACTCGATCTCGCCAGCTTCTCGGCACATAAAATTCATGGGCCGAAGGGTATCGGTCTTCTGTTCGTTAAGAAACACACACCTTGGCAGCCCACGCTTCACGGCGGACAGCAGGAGGCGCGCCGTCGCGGGGGAACGGAAAACGTAGCGGGGATTGTCGGCTTTGGCGCTGCGGTACAGGACTTGGCCGAGGGATTTGGTAAACGCAGAGAAAAACTGTATGCGTTGCGCGATGCGTTCTATGAGCAGATCAGCGAATCGTGTTCCGCTGTCCGCTTGAGCCCCGCGGATGGAGCCCCGACCATTTTGAATGTGGCTTTTCCGGGCATTCGAAACGACACGTTGCTGATGCGGTTGGATTTGGAGGGCCTTATGGCTTCAGCGGGATCGGCATGCACGGCAGGTAGTCTCGAGCCCAGTCACGTCATTGCCGCGTGTGGTTATAATGAGTACTTGGGGCAGGCTGTGCGATTTAGCTTCAGTGATCAGAACTCGATAGACGAAGTGGTCGCTGCCGGGAAAATTGTCTGTCGAGTGGTGACGTCGCTACAACAGATTTTATGA
- the crcB gene encoding fluoride efflux transporter CrcB: protein MNWLLVGIGGMIGALMRYQVSRYINGRFTVRFPYPTLIVNLSGAFLLGWFTRELHSYFPALGSAPMLLLGVGLCGAYTTFSTFSYEVMTMFRERREMTALFYVVLSCVGGFALSAIGLFGLPK, encoded by the coding sequence GTGAATTGGCTTCTAGTGGGCATCGGGGGGATGATCGGGGCGCTCATGCGATACCAAGTATCTCGATATATCAATGGTAGGTTCACTGTCCGTTTTCCGTACCCTACACTGATTGTCAACTTGAGCGGCGCCTTTTTACTCGGGTGGTTTACGCGGGAATTGCATTCATATTTCCCTGCTCTGGGGTCAGCTCCCATGCTGCTGTTGGGTGTCGGTCTCTGCGGTGCCTATACGACCTTTTCTACGTTCTCCTACGAAGTCATGACGATGTTTCGCGAACGTCGCGAAATGACAGCCCTATTTTACGTCGTTCTATCCTGCGTGGGTGGCTTCGCTCTATCAGCCATCGGTCTCTTTGGACTGCCGAAATAA
- the crcB gene encoding fluoride efflux transporter CrcB, with translation MPYIAVAIGGFIGAILRYGVSEWLGTWNGLNIATLLTNFAGCLALGWLNTISANRLPLHPNVRLGIGTGVIGAFTTFSTFTIDAWKLFENGAFEQALTYIWLSVIGGLLFTYVGYRIASAMTGDTRLKI, from the coding sequence GTGCCATATATAGCTGTTGCCATCGGTGGATTTATCGGAGCCATCTTGCGGTACGGTGTGAGCGAATGGCTTGGGACCTGGAACGGCCTCAACATCGCCACGCTTTTGACGAACTTTGCAGGATGTCTCGCACTCGGCTGGTTAAACACCATCAGTGCCAACCGATTGCCTCTTCATCCAAACGTTCGGCTAGGGATTGGGACTGGGGTAATCGGTGCGTTCACGACGTTTTCAACATTTACGATAGACGCGTGGAAACTGTTTGAGAACGGAGCATTTGAACAGGCGCTTACTTACATATGGTTGTCGGTCATAGGTGGATTATTGTTCACCTATGTGGGCTACCGGATCGCTTCGGCCATGACGGGTGATACGCGCCTCAAAATATAG
- a CDS encoding AI-2E family transporter, with amino-acid sequence MWPSNRYFRVTLSVFLTLLCIYLIGLLRGFFVDIWAVLSAVIYPFIAALIISYVLQPIVELLARRRVPRSASILLIYFTFVLLTIVAVMNAVPIVTKQVTQLANSMPAMVTQVNHWIDMVNSRKQYLPDAVRVGVENALNQAEKGLAGSVSGIFSFVTGAVNTFFIACVVPFLVFYMLKDGRGMGRAIVRFTPVSRREQVHKLLIGIDDTLGSYIRGQFLVMLALGILALIGYLIVGMPYALLLAIFLAFADIVPYFGPFIGAAPAVFLAFTVSPAMVIKVLIVNVIVQQCEGNLISPQIMGRSLKLHPMAIVAALLIGGELGGILGLIVAVPVSAVLKVIWMNIYDDMRRAKT; translated from the coding sequence ATGTGGCCATCCAACCGGTATTTTCGGGTGACACTGTCCGTCTTCTTAACCCTGCTATGCATCTATTTAATTGGTTTACTTCGCGGGTTCTTTGTCGATATTTGGGCCGTGTTAAGCGCCGTTATCTATCCCTTTATAGCGGCACTCATCATCAGCTATGTATTGCAGCCCATCGTTGAACTGTTGGCGCGTCGTCGCGTGCCACGCAGTGCATCCATATTACTCATCTACTTTACGTTTGTCTTATTGACCATTGTGGCGGTCATGAATGCGGTGCCCATTGTGACGAAGCAAGTGACGCAACTTGCAAACAGCATGCCGGCCATGGTGACGCAGGTCAACCACTGGATCGATATGGTGAACAGCCGCAAGCAGTATCTTCCCGATGCAGTGCGGGTGGGCGTGGAAAATGCTTTAAACCAGGCTGAAAAGGGTTTGGCCGGCTCGGTATCAGGTATTTTCTCGTTTGTCACAGGCGCGGTGAACACGTTTTTTATCGCTTGCGTCGTGCCATTCCTCGTATTTTACATGCTGAAGGACGGACGCGGAATGGGCCGCGCGATTGTGCGTTTTACACCTGTTTCGAGACGTGAACAGGTGCACAAGTTACTGATTGGCATTGACGACACCCTAGGCAGTTATATACGAGGCCAGTTTCTGGTCATGCTCGCTTTGGGAATTTTGGCTCTGATTGGCTATCTCATCGTTGGCATGCCATATGCTTTACTCTTGGCTATTTTTCTCGCATTTGCGGACATTGTTCCGTACTTTGGGCCGTTTATTGGAGCGGCACCGGCCGTCTTTCTCGCTTTCACAGTAAGCCCTGCCATGGTCATCAAGGTGCTCATTGTGAATGTCATCGTTCAACAATGTGAGGGGAATCTGATTTCACCGCAGATTATGGGCCGATCGCTAAAATTACACCCGATGGCCATTGTCGCCGCCTTGCTCATCGGCGGCGAACTGGGCGGCATTTTAGGATTGATTGTCGCTGTGCCTGTCTCCGCCGTCCTCAAAGTGATTTGGATGAATATTTATGATGACATGCGACGAGCGAAAACCTAA
- the alaS gene encoding alanine--tRNA ligase: protein MKPLSGQQIRRLYKEYFAERGHSIFPSASLVPHDDPTLLWINAGMAPLKPYFDGREIPENPRIVNSQKCIRTNDIEEVGHTARHQTFFEMLGNFSFGDYFKKEAITWAWGFLTDVLELDPERLSVTIYEDDEEAFDVWHNQVGLPENRIYRGKDDNFWEIGEGPCGPCSEIFYDRGEHFGCGEATCQPGCDCDRFLEIWNLVFTQYNKGADGEYTPLPKKNIDTGSGLERLASVLQDVSNNFETDLFRPIIEKTGEISGRQYGVSKDDDIHFKIVADHLRTVAFAIGDGVLPGNEGRSYIIRRLLRRAVRSGRRLGIEQPFMYRLVAVVDDIMGPDYPEIREKRSLIERVVKTEEERFHETLSDGEALLSNWMADLKAQGKTVIAGEDAFRLYDTYGFPIDLTIEIAGESGFEVDREGFEGELEQQRERARAARHTVEGMSSERGVLESFTTPSTFVGYGQLTADSTIIALVQNGEWSDGVGVGEEAQVILNVTPFYAESGGQVADKGDLVGPNGRAEVLDVKKAPHGQTVHTVRVVDGTLHPNDTVRATVDEGLRRDTVKNHTATHLLHKALREVLGTHVAQAGSLVEPERLRFDFSHFGPMTDEELRDVEQRVNAEIWRDDAVVIEEMDIDAAKSMGAMALFGEKYGNRVRVVQAGDYSIELCGGCHVERTGLIGQFLIVSETGIGSGTRRIEAVTGRHAYALVEEKQQLIREAAGLLKANEQNLVDRISRTLDDVKALERELESAKARLNHARVGELKEKEEILSGVPVVRAALSDVDMDGLRQLADELRAGKTSYIVVLGSAHNDKVQFVAAVSKDLQARGFHAGKMVKEVASVAGGGGGGRPDMAQAGAKDPDKLDAAIEKVSEIVASIAGNADA from the coding sequence GTGAAGCCGTTATCTGGACAACAAATTCGACGATTGTACAAAGAGTATTTTGCTGAGCGGGGACACTCCATTTTTCCCAGCGCAAGTCTGGTACCGCATGATGACCCCACGCTTTTATGGATCAACGCCGGAATGGCACCTCTGAAACCGTACTTTGACGGACGTGAAATTCCGGAAAACCCCCGGATTGTCAATTCGCAAAAGTGCATTCGCACAAACGACATTGAAGAAGTGGGTCATACGGCGCGACACCAAACGTTTTTTGAAATGCTGGGTAACTTTTCGTTCGGTGACTATTTTAAGAAGGAAGCCATTACGTGGGCTTGGGGATTCCTGACCGACGTTCTGGAACTCGATCCAGAGCGACTGTCGGTTACCATCTACGAAGATGACGAAGAGGCGTTTGACGTTTGGCACAACCAAGTCGGTTTGCCCGAGAACCGTATCTACCGCGGTAAGGACGATAACTTCTGGGAAATCGGTGAGGGTCCGTGTGGTCCTTGTTCAGAAATATTTTACGATCGCGGCGAGCACTTTGGCTGCGGCGAGGCCACCTGTCAACCTGGTTGCGATTGTGATCGGTTCCTGGAGATTTGGAATCTCGTCTTCACGCAATACAACAAAGGAGCAGACGGCGAGTACACCCCGCTTCCGAAGAAGAATATTGACACCGGTAGCGGGCTCGAACGACTCGCCTCTGTGCTCCAGGATGTATCAAACAACTTTGAAACGGACTTGTTCCGACCGATCATCGAGAAAACGGGCGAGATTTCGGGCCGTCAGTACGGCGTAAGCAAGGACGACGACATTCACTTTAAAATTGTTGCGGATCACCTGCGGACCGTGGCGTTTGCCATTGGCGACGGAGTCCTGCCAGGGAACGAAGGCAGAAGTTATATCATCCGTCGTTTGTTGCGGCGGGCCGTTCGCAGCGGACGACGCCTCGGCATCGAGCAACCGTTTATGTACCGTCTCGTCGCCGTGGTGGATGACATTATGGGGCCGGACTATCCGGAGATCCGGGAGAAGCGCAGTTTGATAGAACGGGTCGTCAAAACCGAGGAAGAACGCTTCCATGAAACACTCAGTGACGGTGAGGCACTGCTGTCGAATTGGATGGCAGACTTGAAAGCACAGGGAAAAACCGTCATTGCTGGTGAGGACGCTTTCCGTCTCTACGACACGTATGGCTTCCCCATTGACCTGACAATCGAAATCGCGGGCGAGTCAGGCTTCGAAGTGGATCGCGAAGGATTCGAGGGTGAGCTCGAACAACAGCGTGAACGAGCTCGGGCGGCTCGTCATACAGTTGAAGGAATGAGCAGCGAGCGCGGCGTGTTGGAATCCTTCACGACACCGTCCACGTTCGTGGGGTACGGTCAGTTGACAGCAGATTCAACGATTATCGCTCTGGTCCAAAACGGCGAATGGTCAGACGGCGTTGGCGTGGGTGAGGAAGCGCAAGTGATTTTGAACGTCACGCCGTTTTATGCGGAAAGCGGTGGGCAAGTTGCGGATAAAGGGGATCTGGTTGGTCCGAACGGGCGGGCTGAAGTGCTCGACGTCAAGAAAGCCCCCCACGGCCAGACTGTACACACCGTTCGCGTTGTCGACGGCACACTTCATCCGAACGATACGGTACGCGCTACAGTTGATGAAGGCCTTCGCCGAGATACGGTGAAAAATCACACCGCTACTCACCTGCTGCACAAAGCGCTACGGGAAGTGCTCGGGACGCACGTTGCACAGGCGGGATCGCTTGTGGAACCGGAACGTCTTCGCTTCGACTTTTCGCACTTCGGACCCATGACAGACGAGGAATTACGGGATGTCGAGCAGCGTGTGAATGCGGAGATTTGGCGTGATGATGCCGTCGTGATCGAAGAGATGGATATCGACGCAGCCAAATCCATGGGTGCCATGGCGCTGTTCGGTGAAAAGTACGGCAATCGTGTTCGTGTGGTCCAGGCTGGTGATTACAGCATCGAGCTATGCGGTGGTTGCCATGTGGAACGAACGGGACTCATTGGGCAGTTCCTCATTGTTTCGGAAACGGGGATTGGCTCTGGTACGCGGCGGATCGAGGCGGTTACTGGACGCCATGCGTATGCATTGGTGGAAGAGAAGCAACAGCTCATTCGGGAAGCAGCGGGTCTCTTGAAAGCAAATGAGCAGAATTTGGTTGACCGAATTTCGCGCACGCTTGACGATGTGAAAGCCTTGGAACGGGAGTTGGAATCCGCTAAGGCACGACTCAACCACGCGCGTGTCGGGGAGCTAAAAGAGAAGGAAGAGATCCTCTCCGGTGTACCGGTGGTTCGTGCCGCGCTATCTGACGTTGACATGGATGGCTTACGTCAGTTGGCTGATGAGCTGCGTGCGGGCAAGACATCGTACATTGTTGTGCTAGGTTCGGCGCACAATGATAAAGTACAATTTGTTGCAGCTGTTTCGAAAGACTTACAAGCACGCGGTTTTCATGCCGGTAAGATGGTAAAAGAGGTGGCTTCCGTAGCCGGTGGCGGCGGCGGTGGACGCCCTGACATGGCACAGGCCGGAGCGAAAGATCCTGATAAATTGGACGCAGCCATTGAAAAAGTTAGTGAGATTGTTGCGTCCATCGCAGGAAATGCGGATGCGTAA
- a CDS encoding IreB family regulatory phosphoprotein, with protein sequence MSNRDFDKTMRFETKSENTEARHAFQVAYRALKEKGYNPIYQIAGYLISGDPAYITSHLDARNTIRRIERDDLIEELVRAYAALHGDADAGN encoded by the coding sequence TTGAGCAACCGCGATTTTGATAAAACGATGCGGTTCGAGACTAAATCTGAAAATACCGAAGCGCGCCACGCGTTTCAAGTGGCGTATCGTGCGCTGAAAGAGAAAGGGTATAACCCGATTTACCAGATCGCCGGTTATTTGATCTCCGGAGATCCTGCGTACATCACGAGTCATCTTGATGCTCGGAATACAATTCGTCGTATCGAACGCGATGACTTGATTGAAGAGCTTGTGCGCGCGTACGCAGCACTTCACGGCGATGCGGACGCTGGCAATTGA
- the ruvX gene encoding Holliday junction resolvase RuvX, which produces MRTLAIDYGERRVGLALSDPTGFLASSLKVILRESDKQVAMDIAKVVEEHEVEQIVLGYPITLQGEVGKKAQHVESFSRLLGQHVSVPITLFDERLTTVSAQRVLIEADMSRKKRKTVVDAVAATILLQTYLDSKSH; this is translated from the coding sequence ATGCGGACGCTGGCAATTGATTACGGAGAGCGTCGAGTTGGCTTGGCGCTCTCTGACCCAACGGGTTTTTTGGCATCTTCGTTAAAAGTGATTCTTCGCGAGTCGGACAAGCAAGTGGCAATGGACATTGCGAAGGTCGTTGAGGAACACGAGGTGGAGCAAATTGTCCTCGGTTACCCTATCACACTCCAGGGTGAAGTGGGCAAGAAAGCGCAACATGTTGAATCGTTCTCACGCCTGCTAGGCCAGCATGTGAGCGTGCCCATCACACTGTTCGACGAACGACTGACAACGGTGAGTGCCCAGCGTGTCCTCATCGAGGCGGATATGAGTCGAAAGAAGCGAAAAACAGTCGTGGATGCCGTTGCGGCAACTATCCTCTTGCAAACTTATTTGGACTCGAAGTCGCACTGA
- the mltG gene encoding endolytic transglycosylase MltG, with the protein MVTKVVQRLITVRNWRLKSVYIVLGAVILCVIVVLVSLITWYRHALKPVSSSAQTIQVEVARGETATQVADELKTKELIRSSMAFRLFYREHHGAAHIQAGKYALSPNMTPSQIIQVLTHGKVVSDAISVTIPEGYNVADIASRLEQAGVCSKSAFLNAEEHGQFKQSFLANLSGRKGIRYRLEGFLFPDTYDFQPNESPTDVINVMLDDFQTRVLTTSLTSQLAAKHMSLNHLITEASLVENEAEVDSERPIIASVINNRLKVGSKLQVDATVEYALGHHVSVVTDAETQGTKSPYNTYLVKGLPPGPIDSPGLKSIDAVLHPATTDYFYYVAKGDGSGEHYFSKTYTEQLHNEALRVQNLRKAKK; encoded by the coding sequence ATGGTTACAAAGGTGGTGCAACGTCTGATCACAGTGCGAAATTGGCGTTTGAAATCCGTTTATATTGTACTTGGCGCTGTCATTCTCTGCGTCATAGTTGTTCTCGTGTCCTTAATCACATGGTATCGACATGCGTTGAAACCCGTGTCGTCCTCAGCTCAGACTATCCAGGTTGAGGTAGCTCGAGGCGAAACGGCAACACAAGTTGCCGACGAGTTAAAGACCAAGGAACTCATCCGCAGCAGCATGGCTTTTCGGCTTTTCTATCGCGAGCATCACGGCGCTGCGCACATCCAAGCGGGGAAGTACGCTCTGTCCCCAAACATGACCCCATCGCAGATCATACAGGTGCTCACACACGGAAAAGTGGTCTCGGATGCGATTTCTGTTACGATTCCGGAGGGCTATAATGTCGCGGATATCGCATCTCGGTTAGAGCAGGCTGGCGTGTGCAGTAAGTCGGCTTTTTTGAACGCGGAAGAACACGGCCAGTTCAAGCAGTCCTTTCTGGCGAACCTAAGTGGACGAAAAGGCATCCGCTATCGGCTTGAAGGATTTCTATTCCCAGATACATATGACTTTCAACCAAACGAGTCTCCAACGGACGTCATCAACGTCATGTTGGATGATTTTCAAACTCGCGTCCTGACCACTTCGCTCACGTCGCAGTTGGCCGCCAAGCATATGAGCCTCAATCACCTCATTACGGAAGCGTCTTTGGTGGAAAACGAAGCTGAAGTGGACTCCGAGCGCCCAATCATTGCAAGCGTCATCAACAATCGGTTGAAAGTGGGTTCGAAGTTGCAAGTCGATGCGACTGTGGAGTACGCACTCGGTCACCACGTTTCCGTCGTTACAGACGCTGAAACGCAAGGAACGAAAAGCCCGTACAACACGTATCTCGTGAAAGGCTTGCCGCCTGGACCCATCGACAGTCCCGGACTAAAGAGTATCGACGCCGTCCTGCACCCGGCCACGACAGACTACTTCTATTACGTGGCGAAAGGCGACGGCAGCGGGGAGCATTACTTTTCTAAAACGTATACAGAGCAATTACACAATGAGGCACTGCGTGTGCAAAATTTGCGGAAAGCAAAGAAGTAA
- a CDS encoding penicillin-binding transpeptidase domain-containing protein, which produces METRLRSYRLVFLNLVWFFFLAVLVGRLFVLMAFPSVRGVHPVRSASLTRFHMDAEHFRLVMTDDARGQILFRDGTPWSRPSILHGAKVVQAPPSIAPELLGTIGEPDVWPSTTRSIPEQGRSGLEWSLDPILAGKRAEYTAVMVGPDGKSIPSSQQAVTSVPALRGEDVTTTVDARQEARAEMLLRRTGISHGSIVSIALPNREFSVIASADHAHSDALHAIAPGSIFKLITLAAALDSHSYASNDSFFCDGRVHAPQVRMNCWRVHGTISIIDALAQSCDSTFAQIGMQLGRKALLTEADRFRLNRTGIAPFHGRAMLPSANSAVLYRHAGGDNGLMANTAIGQEDVRMTPVQGADLAATIAMHGVYEDTTLVRGTKAQTEERLSASRVRQAAQACQPYTAMVLQKGMWDAVHDRLGTALALHSFPIAAKTGTAELLNGRVNAWLVGYRFAGGRPTEAFALCVENEPSNKAHEHLFSLAENWLREQ; this is translated from the coding sequence ATGGAAACAAGACTACGATCATATCGGTTAGTGTTTCTAAACCTAGTGTGGTTTTTCTTTCTAGCCGTCCTCGTTGGACGGCTATTTGTCTTGATGGCATTTCCGAGCGTTCGCGGTGTTCATCCCGTTCGATCCGCCAGTCTCACCCGCTTTCACATGGACGCGGAACACTTTCGACTGGTCATGACCGATGACGCGCGCGGACAAATCCTCTTCCGGGACGGAACCCCGTGGTCGCGCCCGTCTATATTACACGGAGCAAAGGTCGTGCAAGCGCCACCCTCGATTGCTCCTGAGCTACTGGGTACCATTGGTGAGCCTGACGTTTGGCCGAGCACGACAAGGAGCATTCCGGAGCAGGGGAGGTCTGGTCTGGAGTGGTCACTGGATCCGATTCTCGCGGGGAAACGTGCCGAGTACACCGCCGTTATGGTGGGGCCGGACGGGAAAAGTATACCGAGTTCACAGCAAGCAGTGACTTCGGTGCCCGCTCTGCGTGGAGAGGACGTGACAACGACCGTCGACGCTCGTCAGGAGGCGCGTGCAGAAATGCTGTTGCGTCGGACGGGCATATCGCACGGCAGTATCGTATCGATCGCGCTACCCAATCGCGAATTCTCCGTCATCGCATCCGCCGATCACGCCCACAGCGACGCTTTACACGCGATCGCCCCTGGCTCGATTTTCAAGCTGATCACCCTTGCCGCCGCACTCGATTCCCATTCGTACGCGTCAAACGATTCCTTTTTCTGTGATGGACGGGTGCACGCCCCACAGGTAAGGATGAACTGTTGGCGCGTCCATGGCACGATTTCGATCATCGATGCGTTGGCGCAGTCCTGCGACAGCACTTTCGCGCAAATTGGTATGCAGCTGGGTCGCAAGGCACTACTGACGGAAGCGGATAGATTTCGTCTCAACCGGACTGGCATCGCCCCTTTTCACGGCCGGGCCATGCTTCCCAGCGCCAACTCTGCTGTGCTCTACCGCCATGCGGGTGGCGATAATGGACTCATGGCGAACACAGCGATCGGCCAGGAAGATGTACGGATGACCCCTGTTCAAGGTGCAGATTTAGCAGCAACGATCGCTATGCACGGCGTATACGAGGATACGACCTTGGTTCGCGGTACGAAAGCTCAAACTGAGGAAAGACTGTCAGCATCACGTGTACGTCAAGCTGCTCAAGCCTGCCAGCCATACACGGCCATGGTTTTACAAAAAGGTATGTGGGACGCCGTTCACGACAGGCTGGGAACAGCGCTCGCCTTACATTCGTTCCCCATCGCTGCCAAGACAGGTACAGCGGAGCTTTTGAACGGTCGAGTCAATGCCTGGTTGGTCGGTTATCGATTTGCCGGCGGACGCCCCACGGAAGCGTTTGCCCTCTGTGTAGAAAATGAACCGAGTAACAAAGCACACGAGCATTTGTTCAGCCTGGCAGAGAACTGGCTTCGTGAGCAGTAA